From Pectinophora gossypiella chromosome 18, ilPecGoss1.1, whole genome shotgun sequence, one genomic window encodes:
- the LOC126375077 gene encoding uncharacterized protein LOC126375077 — MVTRRHSKRKAPRCCLATPRHSTWGSARYTSAAAVLQRAGQSPLLPCHSAPGSALLASHTAPIPFSAAWPQRAGPSSLLSRHSTHRALFCCLATARAGLCAAVSPRHAPDSALLSPHGTRRVVRCCLATARRSLCTAATLQRAGPSSLLSRHSTHRALRCCLAKARAGLCAARHGTRRALRCSLATARAGLCAAASPQRACPSPQLPRLNAPAPLHCCHDTALGSHFTSASPQHAGLLFRHSAPVPLRCCFETVHRSFYLVKQVPRVRAVSPRHFEPAKSLRRFPVLLLAANSFAFYQSCCRGGSSMLQRPSVQSPLLS, encoded by the exons ATGGTCACTCGCCGCCACAGCAAGCGCAAGGCGCCGCGCTGCTGCCTCGCCACA CCTCGCCACAGCACGTGGGGCTCTGCGCGGTATACCTCCGCTGCGGCAGTGCTACAGCGTGCCGGTCAGTCTCCTCTGCTGCCGTGCCACAGCGCACCGGGCTCAGCGCTGTTGGCTAGCCATACCGCGCCGATTCCTTTCTCTGCTGCCTGGCCACAGCGCGCCGGTCCCTCTTCACTGCTGTCTCGCCACAGCACGCACCGGGCTCTGTTCTGCTGTCTCGCCACGGCACGCGCCGGGCTCTGCGCTGCTGTCTCGCCACGGCACGCGCCGGACTCTGCGCTGCTGTCTCCCCACGGCACGCGCCGGGTTGTGCGCTGCTGCCTCGCCACAGCGCGCCGGTCCCTCTGCACAGCTGCCACGCTACAGCGCGCCGGTCCCTCTTCACTGCTGTCTCGCCACAGCACGCACCGGGCTCTGCGCTGCTGTCTCGCCAAGGCACGCGCCGGGCTCTGCGCTGCTCGCCACGGCACACGCCGGGCTCTGCGCTGCTCCCTCGCCACGGCACGCGCCGGGCTCTGCGCTGCTGCCTCGCCACAGCGCGCCTGTCCCTCTCCACAGCTGCCTCGCCTCAACGCGCCGGCCCCTCTCCACTGCTGCCACGACACAGCGCTCGGGTCCCACTTCACTTCTGCCTCGCCGCAGCACGCCGGGCTGCTGTTTCGTCATAGCGCGCCGGTCCCTCTCCGCTGCTGCTTCGAGACAGTGCACCGGTCCTTTTACCTAG TAAAACAAGTGCCTCGAGTTCGTGCCGTGTCACCCCGTCACTTCGAGCCCGCCAAGTCTCTGCGCCGGTTTCCAGTCCTTCTGCTTGCTGCCAACAGCTTCGCGTTCTACCAATCATGCTGCCGTGGCGGTTCCTCAATGCTACAGCGTCCTAGCGTACAG TCACCGCTGCTGTCGTGA